A genomic region of Aureimonas populi contains the following coding sequences:
- a CDS encoding DEAD/DEAH box helicase, whose protein sequence is MRLRPRQKTFVERSVAALASRGNTLGVAPTGAGKTIMLSAVTGEMIGDGAKACVLAHRDELTAQNRAKFQRVVPGVATSVIDATEKSWGGQVAFAMVPTLARASNLADMPRLDLLVVDEAHHAVADSYRRIIDRVREANPDARIFGVTATPNRGDRKGLREVFDNVADQVRLGELIASGHLVPPRTFVIDVGVQDELRSVRKTMSDFDMAEVAGIMDRAPVTDEVIRHWKEKAGDRQTVVFCSTVSHAEHVTDAFRAAGVSAALIHGDLAAETRKALLAGYAAGDIRVVVNVAVLTEGWDHPPTSCVVLLRPSSYKSTMIQMVGRGLRTVDPEEHPGIVKTDCIVLDFGTSSLIHGTLEQDVDLDGKIVSGEAPTKICPACAAEIPLAATECPICGEALPREDPDAGEGAAAAPLSGFMMTEIDLLKRSSFAWVDLFGTDDALMATGFTAWGGIFWLDGVWYAVGGAKGERPHLLGVGERTVCLAQADDWLNTHESDESAFKTRSWLRQPPTEKQLQYLPPECRHDFGLTRYRASALMTFGFNKRAIHQLIDAAAAPERRVA, encoded by the coding sequence ATGCGCCTGCGCCCTCGCCAGAAGACCTTCGTCGAGCGCAGCGTGGCCGCGCTCGCCTCCCGCGGCAACACGCTGGGTGTGGCGCCCACCGGCGCGGGCAAGACCATCATGCTCTCGGCGGTCACCGGCGAGATGATCGGCGACGGGGCCAAGGCCTGCGTGCTGGCCCATCGCGACGAGCTGACGGCGCAGAACCGCGCCAAGTTCCAGCGCGTGGTGCCGGGCGTCGCCACCTCGGTGATCGACGCCACCGAGAAATCCTGGGGCGGCCAGGTCGCCTTCGCCATGGTGCCGACGCTGGCGCGGGCCTCGAACCTTGCCGACATGCCGCGCCTCGACCTGCTGGTCGTCGACGAGGCGCATCATGCCGTCGCCGACAGTTACCGCCGCATCATCGACCGGGTGCGCGAGGCCAATCCCGATGCCCGGATCTTCGGGGTCACGGCGACGCCGAACCGGGGCGACAGGAAGGGGCTGCGAGAGGTCTTCGACAATGTCGCCGATCAGGTACGGCTGGGCGAGCTGATCGCCTCGGGCCATCTGGTGCCGCCGCGCACCTTCGTCATCGATGTGGGCGTGCAGGACGAGCTGCGCTCCGTCCGCAAGACGATGTCGGATTTCGACATGGCCGAGGTGGCGGGCATCATGGACCGCGCCCCCGTCACCGATGAAGTGATCCGGCACTGGAAGGAGAAGGCGGGCGACCGGCAGACCGTGGTGTTCTGCTCCACTGTCTCGCACGCCGAGCACGTCACCGATGCGTTCAGGGCGGCAGGCGTTTCCGCCGCGCTGATCCATGGCGATCTGGCGGCCGAGACCCGCAAGGCGCTCCTTGCCGGCTATGCGGCGGGCGACATCCGCGTCGTCGTCAACGTGGCCGTGCTGACCGAGGGCTGGGATCACCCGCCCACCTCCTGCGTCGTGCTGCTGCGCCCCAGCTCCTACAAGTCCACCATGATCCAGATGGTCGGGCGCGGCCTGCGCACCGTCGATCCCGAGGAACACCCCGGCATCGTCAAGACGGACTGCATCGTCCTCGACTTCGGCACCTCGAGCCTGATCCACGGCACGCTGGAACAGGATGTCGATCTCGACGGCAAGATCGTTTCGGGCGAAGCGCCAACGAAGATCTGCCCTGCCTGCGCGGCGGAGATTCCGCTCGCCGCCACCGAGTGCCCGATCTGCGGCGAGGCGCTCCCGCGCGAAGATCCCGACGCGGGCGAAGGCGCGGCCGCCGCGCCGCTCTCGGGCTTCATGATGACCGAGATCGACCTGCTGAAGCGGTCCAGCTTCGCATGGGTCGATCTCTTCGGCACGGACGATGCGCTGATGGCCACCGGCTTCACGGCCTGGGGCGGCATCTTCTGGCTGGACGGGGTCTGGTACGCCGTCGGCGGCGCGAAGGGCGAACGCCCCCACCTGTTGGGCGTGGGCGAGCGCACCGTCTGCCTCGCGCAGGCGGACGACTGGCTCAACACCCACGAGAGCGACGAGAGCGCCTTCAAGACCCGCTCCTGGCTGCGTCAGCCACCGACGGAAAAGCAGCTGCAATACCTGCCGCCCGAGTGCCGACACGACTTCGGCCTGACGCGCTATCGCGCCTCGGCGCTGATGACCTTCGGCT